Proteins encoded in a region of the Natrarchaeobius halalkaliphilus genome:
- a CDS encoding PKD domain-containing protein → MKQTRRTLLRNASKLSIVLGGLGVAGATVTAEEYPEWNPDETYTEGDRVVHEGSVWEAQWWTQGDEPGESDWGPWEEVETHDPGPSASFSVSDSSPDPGDDVEFDASESAGNLESYGWEFDDGETATGEAVTHSFDDDGEHEVELTVEDVDGESDSTGSTVYVGDVEPPDADGVYSPYQGTWYDIVDGTLERDTDRVIMSFIGDGTRDDEISPAWLADCQNHECGEESLDTYAGEIQTLQDEGIEVGLTIGGWESPVLARDADDPEELKDAYIDLLDTFDATHLDIDDENAEDPDRPDGLHEIRNEALALLKDERPEVTVGFTVSASPDGLADSGHSPGKVFIEDAVEKGLELDYVQAMAMHFEDEPENFETITSALESAVDFLEEVYPERSEDELWGMVGVTPYVGEITTNDASDLVDFAAEKGMYSIAPWVLGEDDGGEFSAVFSEFESGD, encoded by the coding sequence ATGAAACAGACACGCCGAACGCTGCTTCGAAACGCATCGAAACTATCAATCGTACTGGGAGGCCTCGGCGTCGCTGGCGCGACCGTCACCGCCGAAGAGTATCCCGAGTGGAATCCCGACGAGACGTACACCGAAGGCGACCGCGTCGTCCACGAGGGATCCGTCTGGGAAGCCCAGTGGTGGACTCAGGGCGACGAACCCGGGGAAAGCGACTGGGGCCCCTGGGAGGAAGTCGAAACGCACGATCCGGGGCCGAGCGCCTCGTTCTCCGTCAGCGACTCGAGTCCCGACCCCGGCGACGACGTCGAGTTCGACGCGAGCGAGTCGGCGGGCAATCTCGAGAGTTACGGATGGGAGTTCGACGACGGCGAGACGGCGACCGGCGAGGCCGTCACCCACTCGTTCGACGACGACGGAGAGCACGAGGTCGAACTCACCGTCGAAGACGTCGACGGCGAAAGCGATAGCACGGGGTCGACCGTCTACGTCGGCGACGTCGAGCCGCCGGACGCCGACGGCGTTTACTCGCCGTACCAGGGCACCTGGTACGACATCGTCGACGGTACCCTCGAGCGGGACACCGACCGAGTCATCATGTCGTTCATCGGCGACGGAACACGGGACGACGAAATTTCGCCAGCCTGGCTCGCGGACTGTCAGAACCACGAGTGTGGCGAGGAGTCACTCGACACCTACGCCGGCGAGATTCAGACGCTCCAGGACGAGGGAATCGAGGTCGGACTGACGATCGGCGGCTGGGAGAGTCCCGTCCTCGCTCGCGACGCGGACGATCCGGAGGAGCTGAAGGACGCGTATATCGATCTGCTCGACACGTTCGACGCCACCCACCTCGATATTGACGACGAAAACGCGGAGGATCCAGATCGACCGGACGGCCTCCACGAAATCCGCAACGAGGCGCTCGCGTTGCTCAAAGACGAACGGCCCGAGGTCACCGTCGGGTTCACCGTCTCGGCCAGTCCGGACGGGCTCGCCGACTCCGGACACTCTCCCGGGAAGGTGTTCATCGAGGACGCCGTCGAGAAAGGCCTCGAGTTGGACTACGTGCAAGCGATGGCGATGCATTTCGAAGACGAACCCGAGAACTTCGAGACGATCACCTCGGCGCTCGAGAGCGCGGTCGACTTCCTCGAAGAGGTGTATCCCGAACGGTCCGAAGACGAGCTGTGGGGGATGGTCGGCGTGACGCCGTACGTCGGTGAGATTACGACGAACGACGCCAGTGACCTCGTCGACTTCGCCGCCGAGAAAGGAATGTACAGCATCGCGCCGTGGGTGCTTGGCGAAGACGACGGCGGCGAGTTCTCGGCCGTCTTCTCCGAGTTCGAAAGCGGCGACTAG
- a CDS encoding glycoside hydrolase family 9 protein produces MNVLVNQAGYDPDDRKRAILRATPDEVPGPVSIVDVESNAVVAEPEVIRHDTVDNWQDWVFWSLEFTALSKPGSYAVAVETGENGEIGSDETQSRTRSRSHAFEIRENVLEERVLSDVIYYFKTQRASGRYDRADRTVPFVGDRSDTVDVHGGWYDASGDTSKYLSHLSYANYVNPQQTPIVVWGLLDAVDQLYAGERSLGALFEERLLEESLHGADFLVRMCDDEGYFYHTVFDQWSKETDRREICAYEGEDGTKTADYRAGYRQGGGVSVAALARASRLDESSEAAEAAAFDLETYRSRAIDAFDHLEKRNEAYLDDGTENVIDDYCALLAATELYGATGERRFYDAASDRARSLLSRQTGDSRYAGWWRADDDERPFFHAAEEGLPALSLCRFLEVLGESDSSPDDGILRDDIADALAAYWAFELEITTGVSNPFGYARAYVKAADEPQPRGAFFFPHENETGYWWQGENARIASLAAAASRSVRALGDEFESSSDELHHFAGAQLDWILGLNPFDTSMVEGTGRNPPHYHERFRNVPGGISNGITAGVTDESDIAFLPDGVGDDHAHRWRWAEQWLPHAAWFVVAVASRRSSE; encoded by the coding sequence ATGAACGTTCTCGTCAATCAGGCCGGATACGATCCGGACGACCGAAAACGCGCGATTCTCCGGGCCACGCCCGACGAAGTACCCGGACCCGTCAGCATCGTGGATGTGGAATCGAACGCCGTCGTGGCCGAACCCGAGGTAATCCGCCACGACACCGTCGATAACTGGCAGGACTGGGTGTTCTGGTCGCTCGAGTTCACGGCGCTCTCGAAGCCGGGCTCGTACGCCGTGGCCGTAGAGACCGGCGAAAACGGTGAAATCGGATCGGACGAAACCCAAAGCCGAACCCGTTCGCGGTCGCACGCGTTCGAAATCCGCGAGAACGTCCTCGAAGAGCGCGTTCTCTCCGACGTCATCTACTATTTCAAGACCCAACGCGCGTCCGGACGGTACGACCGGGCCGACCGGACGGTTCCGTTCGTTGGCGACCGAAGCGACACCGTCGACGTCCACGGCGGCTGGTACGACGCATCGGGTGATACGAGCAAATATCTCAGTCACCTCAGCTACGCGAACTACGTCAATCCCCAGCAGACGCCGATCGTCGTCTGGGGACTGCTCGACGCCGTCGACCAGCTGTACGCCGGCGAGCGCTCGCTCGGCGCACTGTTCGAGGAGCGACTGCTCGAGGAGAGTCTCCACGGCGCGGACTTTCTCGTCCGAATGTGCGACGACGAGGGGTACTTCTACCACACCGTCTTCGATCAGTGGTCGAAAGAAACCGATCGGCGGGAGATCTGCGCCTACGAGGGCGAGGACGGAACGAAAACCGCGGACTATCGGGCCGGCTACCGACAGGGTGGCGGCGTCTCGGTCGCGGCCCTCGCACGGGCGAGTCGACTCGACGAATCGTCGGAGGCAGCGGAGGCAGCGGCGTTCGATCTCGAGACGTACCGCTCGAGAGCGATCGACGCGTTCGATCACCTCGAGAAACGCAACGAGGCCTATCTCGACGACGGAACCGAGAACGTCATCGACGACTACTGTGCGCTGTTGGCGGCGACGGAACTCTACGGCGCGACCGGCGAGCGACGGTTTTACGATGCCGCGAGCGACCGGGCACGATCGTTGCTCTCGCGCCAGACCGGTGACAGCCGATACGCGGGCTGGTGGCGTGCCGACGACGACGAGCGACCGTTCTTTCACGCCGCCGAGGAGGGACTGCCGGCGCTTTCGCTCTGTCGATTCCTCGAGGTGCTCGGCGAGTCCGATTCGTCACCCGACGACGGGATCCTGCGAGACGATATCGCGGACGCACTGGCGGCCTACTGGGCGTTCGAACTCGAGATCACGACCGGCGTATCCAATCCGTTCGGCTACGCCCGCGCATACGTGAAAGCGGCCGACGAGCCCCAGCCGCGGGGAGCGTTTTTCTTCCCCCACGAGAACGAGACCGGCTACTGGTGGCAAGGCGAAAACGCCCGCATCGCCTCGCTCGCGGCGGCCGCCTCGAGATCGGTTCGCGCGTTAGGCGACGAGTTCGAATCCAGTAGCGACGAACTCCACCATTTCGCCGGGGCCCAGCTGGACTGGATACTCGGGTTGAACCCCTTCGATACGTCGATGGTGGAGGGAACCGGACGGAATCCGCCGCACTACCACGAGCGGTTTCGGAACGTCCCCGGTGGAATCTCCAACGGAATCACCGCCGGCGTGACCGACGAATCCGATATCGCCTTCCTCCCCGACGGAGTCGGAGACGATCACGCTCATCGCTGGCGGTGGGCCGAACAGTGGCTCCCCCACGCCGCCTGGTTCGTCGTCGCCGTCGCCTCGCGACGCTCGAGTGAATAA
- a CDS encoding ABC transporter ATP-binding protein, translating into MSDEPLVSLENAEVHFEAESGLFDFSDTDVVRAVDGVSLDIGEQDVVALVGESGCGKTTLGKTAIGLQRPTGGSVNYRGQDIWDAKDGSGDVDIPYNEIRRSLQIIHQDPGSSLNPNRKVLGTLEAPLKRWQPDMSSGDRRREIVKMLEAVGMTPAADYAGRYPHQLSGGEQQRIALIRALLMDPDLILADEAISALDVSLRVDMMDLMLELQGQFNTSFVFVSHDLANARYLASHAGGRIGVMYLGELIEVGPPEQIINDPQHPYTKVLRWATPDLRTVGEAEEPPVRNIDIPDPKNPPSGCRFHTRCPEARDACMGQSPESYDLGSGHRVRCFRSDDDHDYWSSPPVTDDEPTPRTPDPST; encoded by the coding sequence ATGAGCGACGAGCCGCTCGTGTCGCTCGAGAACGCCGAAGTCCACTTCGAAGCGGAGAGCGGACTGTTCGACTTCAGCGATACCGACGTCGTTCGTGCGGTCGACGGCGTCTCGCTCGATATCGGGGAACAGGACGTCGTTGCGCTGGTCGGTGAGTCCGGCTGTGGAAAAACGACGCTCGGCAAGACGGCGATTGGTCTCCAGCGGCCAACCGGGGGCAGCGTCAACTACCGCGGGCAGGACATCTGGGACGCAAAGGACGGCTCGGGTGACGTCGACATTCCCTACAACGAGATCCGGCGCTCGCTCCAGATCATCCATCAGGACCCCGGAAGCTCGTTGAATCCCAACCGAAAGGTACTGGGGACGCTCGAGGCACCGCTGAAACGGTGGCAGCCGGACATGAGTTCGGGCGACCGGCGCCGGGAGATCGTCAAGATGCTCGAAGCGGTCGGAATGACGCCGGCAGCGGACTACGCCGGTCGATATCCACACCAGCTGTCCGGTGGAGAACAACAGCGGATCGCCCTGATCCGTGCGCTGTTGATGGATCCGGATCTCATCCTGGCCGACGAAGCCATCAGCGCGCTCGACGTCTCCTTGCGCGTCGACATGATGGACCTGATGTTGGAGCTACAGGGCCAGTTCAACACGTCGTTCGTCTTCGTCTCACACGACCTCGCTAACGCGCGCTATCTCGCCTCCCACGCGGGTGGACGGATCGGCGTGATGTATCTCGGTGAACTCATCGAGGTCGGACCGCCCGAGCAGATCATCAACGATCCACAGCACCCCTACACGAAGGTGCTTCGGTGGGCGACGCCCGATCTGAGGACGGTCGGTGAAGCCGAGGAACCGCCGGTTCGAAACATCGACATTCCCGATCCGAAGAACCCGCCATCGGGTTGTCGCTTCCACACGCGCTGTCCGGAGGCCAGAGACGCCTGTATGGGACAATCGCCCGAATCATACGATCTCGGCTCGGGCCACCGCGTTCGGTGTTTCCGGTCGGACGACGACCACGACTACTGGTCGAGCCCACCGGTGACGGACGACGAGCCGACGCCCCGGACGCCGGACCCCTCGACGTAG